CTCGGGACCCACGGTCAGGACGGTGATCTCCGCGTCGTCCGCCTCGTCGGCGATCTGCAGCGCCTGCTCCACGGCGTACTCGTCGAGCTCCGACAGCAGACCGTCGACGTCGTCGCGGTCGACGGTCAGGTCATCGGCGAAGTGCCGGTCGCCGGTGGCGTCGGGTACGTACTTCACACAGACAACGATCCTCAGGCTCACGCCGGCTCTCCTACCGCATCGTCTATTTCTGATACCGCCTTGTGCAGGCAGCATAGGCGCCTTGTCGGGCGGATCCCGATCGGGGCGACCCGCGCCCCGACAGGAATGTTACTCGTCAGTACACAGTTGGTGTTCCCTGGTGGCAAGGCCACCGAACTGTGATCTGCCCAACGCCGCCCGAACGGGCGCCGGCAGGGACGATTCAGTCGCGCAACGCGTTGAAGCGACCCTGGTGATACAGCAGGGGACGCGCCTCGCCGGCCGGTCCCGAGGCGGGATCACCGGCCACCGCCTCCGCGATGATCACCCTGTGCTCCCCGGCGGGCACCCGCGCCACCACCCGGCACACCAGCCACGCGAGCACTCCCGAGAGCACCGGGACGCCGTGCGGACCCTCGACCCGCTGCGTGCCCGGACCGAAGCGGTCGGCTCCGCCGCGCGCGAACAGTCCCGCCAACTCCCGCTGGTGCTCGCCGAGTATGTGCACGCCGAGATGCGCGGAGTCCCGTATCACGGGCCAGCTGGAGGACCCCGTTCCGAGAGTGAAGGACAGCAGCGGCGGCTCGGCGGAGACCGAGTTGAGCGAGGTCGCGGTGAAGCCGACCGGCCGGCCGCTCGGGTCGGCGGCGGTGATCACGGCGACCCCCGCGGCGTGTTGCCGGAAGACGGAGCGCAGCAGATCGGGTGAGCCGGGCCGGCCCGTGGTCGAAGAGGGGAACTCAGCCGTCGGGGCTGTCATGGAAGGACTCCTTCTGCCGCGCGGTCGCGGGCACGGTGGGGATCGGGCAGCCGGGGGCGTTCAGCGATCCCAACAGCGCGCGCTCGCGTACCGGACGAGGTCCACGTGTGTCCGTCCGTAAAGCAGGAGTTCGTACCGCATGTCGTCAGCCTGACGATCACCCGTGTACACAGTCAAGCCGCAGCGGCCAGATGTCAGGCGCGTCACTCTGCGTACGGGCGCGCGCACCGGCGCGATCGGGTCCGGCCCCGCCGCGCGCCCGGCCGTCCGGGTGACCCCGAGGCCTCGCGTACGGGGCCTCACACGGCGGCTCCCAGGGCCGCGATCACGTCCGCCTTGCGGGGCATTCCGGCCGCCCGCCGCACGATCCGCCCGGCCGAGTCCAGCACCAGCACCGTCGGGGTCCTGTCGATGCCGAGCGCGCGCACCAGTTCCAGGTTCCGCTCGGCGTCGACCTCGATGTGCGCGACCCCGTCCACCATGGCCGCCACCTCGGCGAGGATCCGCCGCGTCGCCCGGCAGGGCTGGCAGAACGCGCTGGAGAACTGGACCAGGCTGGCCCGCTCTCCCGGCTCCGCGCCGAGCTCCGCGACGCCCAGCCCCGCCGCGTTCCCGTGTCCGCGCACCTCGGCTCCCATCGACACCCGCCCGCTTCCGTTCGTACGCTGATGCGAGCGCCCCGCGGGTGCGCCGCATTCCCCACCGCTTCCCGGCGTGACGAGAATCTCCCCGGGCACAAGCGTCTGGGCTGGCCAGCAGCCCTCGTATGGGGCACGATCCCCATGGTCAGCGTACCTACGCTTCCGTAACTTCCGCCGGGAGCACCTCCCCAGGCAGAAAGGCGGGGTCTCCCCACCATGGCTGAGCTCGTCTACCCTCCCGTGATCGGCGCGGCGCACACGCTGTTCCGCGCGCTGGACATCCGTATCGACATGAAGGGCACCGAGAACATCCCGCGCAAGGGCGGGGCGGTCCTGGTGTCCAACCACATCGGTTACCTGGACTTCATCTTCGCCGGCCTGACGGCGCGGCCCCAGAAGCGCCTGGTGCGTTTCATGGCCAAGGAGTCGGTGTTCCGGCACAAGGTGTCCGGTCCGCTGATGCGGGCGATGAAGCACATCCCGGTGGACCGGGCGCAGGGCGAGGCGGCGTACCAGCACGCGCTCGACTCGCTGCGCGCGGGCGAGATCATCGGGGTCTTCCCCGAGGCGACGATCTCCCAGTCCTTCACCCTGAAGACGTTCAAGTCGGGTGCGGCGCGCATGGCGCAGGAGGCCGGGGTCCCGCTGATCCCGGTGGCGCTGTGGGGCACCCAGCGACTGTGGACCAAGGGCCGCCCGAAGGACCTCAAGCGCAGCCACATCCCGGTGACGATGCGGATCGGCGAGCCGATGGACGCGCCCTCGGACCAGTACGCCGGGGCGATCACGCGCCGGCTGCGCGAGCGCGTGCAGGAGCTGCTGGACGCGGCGCAGCGCGCCTACCCGACCAAGCCGAAGGGCTCCGAGGACTCCTGGTGGCTGCCGGCCCACCTGGGCGGCACGGCGCCCACGCCGGCGCAGGTCAAGGAAGCCGGCTGAGCCGTCCGTCCGACGGATGGTTCACGTAGGCGGGCCGGGTGGCCGACCCGGGGTGGGTGCCGCGTCGGCGCCTTCCCCCGCCGCCGCCGGCCCGCTCGGCGTGGTGCGGTGCGTGGCCGGGCGGCCCGCCGAGCGCGCCCGATTCGCGTCACGCGATCCGGAGGGGGTTCCCGCATGAGCGGGTTCGGGCGGTACCTGGCCGCGGCGCTCGCCGCGCGGTTCGCCTCCGAGGGCATGGGCATGGCCGTGGTGCTGTTGGCTCTGGAGCGCACCGGGGACGCGGCGTTCGGTGCCTTCGTCCTGACCGCCTGGTTGGCCCCGCACGTGCTGGCGGCCCCGCTCGCCGGGGCCGCCGCCGCGCGGGCGCGCAGCCCCCGGCTGTTCCACGTGGGCTGTCTGGCGGGGTTCACGGCCGCGGTGGCCGCCCTGGCCCTGCTGTTGGGCCGCGCGCCGGCGCCGGCGGTGTTCGCGGTGGCGGCGCTCGGGGGCGCCTGCGGGCCGATGGTGACGGGCGGACTGTCCAGCCTGGTCGCGGGGTTGTGGCCGCCCGGCCCGGGCCGCGACCGGGCGTACGGCTGGGACGCCTCCACGTACAACGCGGCCGGGGTGACCGCTCCGGCGGCGATCAGCCTGGTCGCGGCGACGGGTTCGGCGGCCTCCGCGATGGCACTGCCGGCGGCGGCCGGCGCGCTGGCGACGGTGCTGGCGGCGACGCTTCCGTACGGAACCCCGGGCGCGGGCCGGCCGCCGGGCGGACCCCGGGTCGGGGTGGGCGGCGGTCTGGCGGCGCTCTGGCGGGTCCGGGAGCTGCGGGCCATCACCTCGGCGACGACCCTGGCGTTCGTCGGCATCGGCTCGCTGACCACCACCTCGGTGCTGTTCGCGGCCGATCTGGGGAACCCGGGAGCGGGCGGGGTGCTGATGACCGCCTTCGCGGTGGGGGCGCTGGGCGGCTCCCTGACGCTGGGTCGGATCACGGCAGTGGCTCCGGGCCGGCTGGCCTGCGGGGCGTTGGCGGGGACGGGACTGGCTCTGGCGGGTGCCGCGTTCGCCCCTTCCGTCGCGTGGGCGGCGGTGGCGTTCGCGGTGGCCGGGGTGTGTGACGGTCCCCTGCTGACGGCCACGCTGCGGATCCGCTCGGACCACGCGCCCGACGGGGTCCGGACCCAGGTGTTCACGCTCGGGGCGGGGCTCAAGCTGACGGCCGCGTCGGCGGGCGCCGCCCTGGTGGGGTTCGCCGCCGACGCACCGCCGTGGACACTGCTGCTCGGGATCGCCGGGCTCCAGGCGGCCGCCGCGCTGCTGTACGCCGCGCAGGTGCGTGGCCCCGTACCGCCGGCGGCCGTCACAGCGCCGTCGGCAGCCTCCGCCACAGCTCCGACCGGTCCGCCGACTCCCGGAGGGCCGTGAGCGGGGCGGGGTGGGGGGCCGCGTACAGCCCCGGGTAGTCGACTTCGCCGAGTTCGGGGCGGACGGTGAAGGCGAGCCGCTCGTGGTCGAGGGTGAACCGGGCGTCCACGCCCGGCTTGTTGCCGCGCGGGTCCACCCGGGCCCAGTGGGCGCTGCCGGGCAGGCGCAGGGCGACGAGGCCGTGGATCAGCGGGCCGGAGCCGTCGTCCTCGGTCAGACGCTGGTAGCAGAGGGCCGCCGGGATGCCCCGGGCGCGCAACAGCGCGGCGAGGGCGTGGGACTTGGCGTGACAGATGCCGGTCCGCGCGGCGAGCACATCGGAGGCGCGCCAGGTCACGCGGTCGTCGCCGGCGTCGGCGGAGTGCGTGACGGTGTCGCGGACGAACTCGTAGGCCACGGCGGCGTAGGCGTACGGGTCGCCGCCCGTGGCGGTCCAGAGCGCGTCGGCGGTCTCGGCGACGAGGGGATGGCCGTGGTCCACCGCCTCGTCGGCCGCGAGATAGGCGGGGTCGGGTTGCTCCTGGATCATTTCCATGATCCAGGAGCATACCTATGCATGCTTTGGCATGCCTATCGCATTATGGGTGTCGAGTCGGCGGCCCCACCGGGCGTCGGACGGGCGGGCCCTACCGGGCCAGCTCCTCCTTCAGCGCCTGGAGGAAGGCGTCGACGTCCTCCTCCTGGGTGTCGTAGCTGCACATCCAGCGCACGTCGCCGGCGATCTCGTCCCAGAAGTAGAAGCGGAACCGCTCCTGGAGCCGGCGCGTCGCCGCGTGCGGCAGTCGCGCGAACACCGCGTTGGCCTGCACCGGGTAGAGGATCTCGACCCCGTCGGTCTCCCGGACACCGGCCGCCAGCCGCTGCGCCATCGCGTTGGCGTGCCGGGCGTTGCGCAGCCACAGGTCCTTGGCGAGCAGGGCCTCCAACTGCACCGACACGAAGCGCATCTTGGACGCGAGTTGCATCGACATCTTGCGGATGTGCTTCATCTGCCGGACCGCGTCGGGGTTCAGCACGACGACCGCCTCGCCGAACATCATCCCGTTCTTGGTCCCGCCGTACGACAGGACGTCCACGCCGGCCGCGTTGGTGAAGGCACGCATCGGCACGTCGAGCGAGGCGGCGGCGTTCGCTATCCGCGCGCCGTCCAGGTGCACCTTCATGCCCATGCCGTGCGCGTGCTCGCAGATGGCCCGGATCTCGTCGACCGTGTAGACGGTGCCGAGTTCCGTGTTCTGGGTGATCGAGACGACCTGCGGCATCGCGCGGTGCTCGTCCTCCCAGCCCCAGGCCTGCCGGTCGATCAGCTCGGGGGTGAGCTTGCCGTCCGGAGTGGGGACGGTGAGCAGCTTGAGCCCGGCCATCCGCTCGGGCGCGCCGCCCTCGTCCACGTTGATGTGCGCCGACTCGGCGCAGACCACGGCGCCCCAGCGGTCGGTCAGGGCCTGGAGGGCCGTGACGTTCGCACCGGTGCCGTTGAAGACCGGGTAAGCCTGCGCGTACGGGCCGAAGTGGCTGCGGAAGATCTTCTGCAGATGTTCGGTGTACTCGTCGTCGCCGTAGGAGACCTGGTGGCCTCCGTTGGCCAACGCGATGGCCTCCAGGATCTCCGGATGCGCCCCCGCGTAGTTGTCGCTGGCGAATCCGCGCACCGCCGGATCGTGGTGGCGGTGCGCATCGGTCTTCCCGCTCGCGGTTCTCACGGTTGCGGAGTGAGCCACAGACGCTGTCCGTTCACATCGGGTGCGGGCCGCTCCCAGACGCCGGCGATGGCCTCGGCCAGCTCCTTGACGTCGGTGAAGCCCGCGAACTTCGCAGTGGGACGCTCGGCGCGCATCGCGTCGTGCACCAATGCCTTGATGACCAGGATCGCAGCCGCGGCGTTCGGGCCGTCCTCGCCCCCCGCCTTGCGGAAGGAGTCCGCCATGGCGAGCGTCCAGGCCTCGGCCGCCGCCTTGCCCGCGTTGTACGCGGCGTTGTTGGCGACCGGCTTGTGCGCGCCGGACTGGCTGATCAGGACGTAGCGCCCCCGATCGCTGCGCAGCAGGCCGTCGTGGAAGGCGAGCGAGGTGTGCTGGACGGTGCGGATCAGGAGCTTCTCCAGGAAGGCCCAGTCCGCCAGGTCGGCGTCGGTGAAGGTCTTGCTGCCGCGCCAGCCGCCGACGAGGTGGACGAGGCCGTCGACCCGGCCGAACTCCTTCTCGGTCCGCTCGGCCCAGGCCTTGGTGGCCTCCAGGTCGAGGAGGTCCACGGTGTCGCCGACGACGGTGGCGCCGCCGTGTGCGTAGCGGGCCGCGTCCACGGCCTCCGCGAGGCGCGTCGGGTCGGCGTCGGCCGCGACGACCACCGCGCCCGCCTCGGCGAGGCGGAGCAGGGCGGCCTGGCCCGCGGGCCCACCGGCCCCGGCCACCGCGATCACCGCTCCGTGCAGCTTCCCGTCACCGTTGCCGGTGTTACCGGAGCCGTTCATCTGTGCAGCCTCCTGTGGGCGAGAGCTCACGCGGCGGCCTGCTCGGCCGTCTCGGCGTTCAGGGCGGTGATGCCCTTCGTGGAGGCGATCACACCCTTGAGCTTCTTGGCGAGGGCCTCATAGAACATGCTCAGGGGAAACTCGTCCGGAAGCACGTCGTCGACGAGCTTGCGCGGAGGCAGGGTGAGGTCGAGGGCGTCGGGGCCCTTCGCCCACTTGGAGCCCGGGTGCGGGGCGAGGTAGGTGGAGACCAGCTCGTAGGCCTTGAACCAGTGGACGAGCTTCGGGCGGTCGATGCCGGCCCGGTAGAGGTCCTCGATCTCGGCGCACAGCTGGTTGGTGACCTGCGGGGCGCGCATCCAGTCGATCTTCAGCTTGTTGTCCGTCCAGCGCACGACGTCGTGCTTGTGGAGGTACGCGAAGAGCAGCTGGCCGCCGAGGCCGTCGTAGTTGCGGTTGCGGTCGCCGGAGACCGGGAAGCGGAACATCCGGTCGAAGAGGACGGCGTACTGCACGTCACGGCCGTGCTCGTTGCCCTCGGACTCCAGCTTCACGGCCTCCTTGAAGGCGGTGAGGTCGCAGCGCAGCTCCTCGAGGCCGTACATCCAGAACGGCTGGCGCTGCTTGATCATGAAGGGGTCGAACGGCAGGTCGCCGTGGCTGTGGGTGCGGTCGTGGACCATGTCCCACAGCACGAAGGCCTTCTCGCAGCGGTGCTGGTCCTCGACCATGGCGGCGATGTCCTCGGGCAGCTCGATGCCCAGGATGTCCACGGCCGCCTCGGTGACCCGGCGGTAGCGCGCGGCCTCGCGGTCACAGAAGATGCCGCCCCAGGTGAAGCGCTCGGGGGCCTCGCGCACGGCGATGGTCTCCGGGAAGAGCACGGCGGAGTGGGTGTCGTAGCCCGGGGTGAAGTCCTCGAAGGTGATGCCGAGGAAGAGCGGGTTGTCGTACCGGGTGCGCTCCAGCTCGGCGAGCCACTCGGGCCACACCATCTTCAGCACGACGGCCTCGAAGTTGCGGTCCAGGTTGCCGTTCTGCGTGTACATCGGGAAGACGACGAGGTGCTGGAGGCCGTCGGCGCGCCCGGAGGCCGGGTGAAAGGCCAGCAGGGAGTCGAGGAAGTCCGGCACGCGGAAGTCGTCCGCGACCCACTTGCGCAGGTCCGCGACGAGCGCGGCGTGGTACTCGGTGGCGTGCGGCAGCAGCGGGGACAGCGCGAGCACGGCGTCCGCGACGCGCTCCACGACGGCCTCGACCTCGACGCGCGCGGGGGCTCCCTCGGCCTCGAAGTCGATCGAGCCGTCGGCCGACTGCCAGGGGCGGATCTCCTCCACGGCGGCCTTGAGCGCGAGCCACGCGGGCTGGTCCACTACCCGCGTTTCCGCGGTTGTCACGGCACCGCCGACGCCCGGCACAAGAGTTTCCGTCATGTCACTTCCTCCACAGGAGAACCTCACGTCAAGACAGCGTATGCATGTGAGGCTCTCCCACTCAAGAGAGAACTCGGGAAATTATCCTGCCTCACCCCCCGCTTCGCCGAAATTCTTCCCGTCCTTCACGGTGGAAGCCAAGCCTCCGGTCTTCCCTCCCCATACCCCGCGGACCTGCGAGAACGCCTTCGGGACCGCTCCGGGCACCGAAGGCGCGCCGGCTCGGGACGTCGAGGACCGAGGGCGGCGGGCCCGCTCCCGACCTCCCGTGATCCTGCTCACTCGGCGCCGCGGAAGTGCGGGATGACGCGCTCTCCCCACTGGCGCAGCGTCTCCAGGCAGGCCTCCTGGGGCACCGTGCCCATCTGGATCAGGCACATCACCTCGTCCGCGCCGGCCGCCCGGAGCCGCTCCACGTGGGCGATGGCGTCGTCGGCGCTCCCGTAGGCGTGATCGGCGTTGAACGTGGCCGTGGCGGTGGGCCGCACCGGGATGTCCTGCTCGTGCAGTCGGGCCACGACCTGCTCGGCGGCCCTGCGCATCTCGGCCGGCTCGTCGGCGCCCGCCACCACCGCCTCGTCCGGGACGCCCGCCCCTCCGTACCAGTGGCCGATCGACTGGGCGAAGAAGCGCTGCCCCCGGACGCCGATCCGGCGGGCCTCGGCCGGGTCGTCGAGCACGATCGTCGGACAGAGCACGGAGAAGTGGTCGTTGACGGCGGTCGACACGAAGCGCGACCCGTCCCGCCCGACGATCGCCCCGTCGTACACGGCGCGCATCCGCGCGATCGACTCCGGACCCGCGAAGCCCATCACCAAAGCCCCGATCCCCAGCTCGGCCGCCTGTACGAGGGTCTCCGCGCGACTGCACGCCAGGAAGAGCGGCGGGTGCGGGGTCTGGGTCGGTCGGGGCAGGATCGGGTGCGGGCCGATGTCCAGCAGTTCGCCGCGGTACTCCAGCTCCTCCTCCTGCCAGGCCCTGCCGATGATCCGCAGCGCCTCCTCCACCTCGGCGGTGGTCCGGTCCTTGTCCACCCCGCACAGGGAGGTCTCCTGCGTGGTGCCGCCCCGCCCGGCCCCCAGGTCGAGCCGGCCGCCGGACAGCAGGTCGAGCATGGCGGCGCGCTCCGCGACCCGGACCGGATGGTTGAAGTTGAAGGGCATGCACACGACGCCGTGCCCGATGCGTATGGTGTCGGTCCGGGCCGCGACCCAGGTGAGGAAGATCTCCGGGGCCGACATGTGTGCGTACCACTTCAACGAGTGGTGCTCGACGGCCCAGATCCGGTCGAATCCCATGCGTTCGGCGAGTACGGCCTGCTCGACGCAGTCGCGGATGACCTGGTGTTCCCGTTCCGCGGTCGGATCGGCCAGCTGAGCTTCGAAGATCACGGAGAATTTCACGATGCCTCCAGAGTTGCGTCCCGTGCCCGGCCTTGCTTCGATTCGGAATATGACTAGTAGTAATAAGTCGAGGAAGCAAGACCTCCCGCAGGTCCTTCCGCCGACCGCGTGGGCGGTTCTCGGCCTGCTGTCCTTCCCCGGGGAACGCACGGGCTACGAGCTGAAGAAGTGGGCGGACTCCTCACTGCGGTTCTTCTACTGGTCGCCGGCGATCAGCCAGATCTACGCCGAACTGCGCCGCCTGGAGGAACTGGGGTACGCGGCCTCCGTCCGCTCGGGCCCCGAGGAAGTGCGGACCAAGCGGCGCTACGCCATCACCGACGCGGGCCGCACTGCCCTGGCCGGGTGGGCCTCGGACACCGCCGAGGCCGGGCCCCCGGTCCTCAAGCACGGGCTGCTGCTGCGGATCTGGCTCGGACACCTGGCCGAACCGGCGCTGCTGCGCGCGATGGTGGAGGACCATCTGGAACGGACCCGGGGCGAACTGGCCGCCGTTCGGGAGGCCGTGGAACACGCGGGCGGGGTGAGCGAGTGGGCCTTCCCCACCCTCGCGCTGCGTTGGAGCGAGCGGCAGCACCTGGCCGAGCTGGAGCTGGCCGAGGCCCTGCTGGCCGACCTGGCCGAGGTCGAGGCGGTCGCCGCCCCGCGGGCCGAGACCGCTCCCGGCGCCGGAGCGAGCACCGCCGGAACCGAGGGCGGACCCGGCGCCGGGGCCTGAGTCACGGACGCCGGCGTACGTCCGTCAAGCCGATGGGGACGCGCCCACGCCCGGGTGACACGGGGACGGCCCGGCGGGCCGTACGAGCCCGACGGGAAAAGGCCGGCACGCTCCCGCGCGTCCCGCACGGGCGGTCCCATCGCACGGTCGGCGCACTAGCATGCGCCTCACCGCGCGCGGCCGGTCGGGACACCGCGACCGTGCGGGGAGCCGCCGTCGACGGAAGCGAGAGAACCTTGACTTTCCTCACCATCGGTCATCGCGGGGTCATGGGCGTCGAACCGGAGAACACGCTGCGGTCGTTCGCCCGCGCGCAGCGATCCGGCATGGACGTCATCGCCCTGGATGTACGCCTGAGCAAGGACGGCGCCCTCGTCGTACTGCACGACGAGGAGGTGGACCGCACCACCGACGGAGCCGGCCCCGTCGCCGAACTCACCTTGGCCGAACTGCGCACGCTGGACGCCGGGCAGGGCGAACGGGTGCCGGTCCTGGACGAGGTGGCGGACGCGGTGGAGGTACCGCTCCAGGTCTGCGTCCAGGACCCGGCCACCGCCGAGGCGCTCGCCCGGTGGATCCTGCGCCGCGACCTGACCTCGCGGGTCGAGGTCGCCTCGTACGACGACGCGGTGCTCGCGGAGGTCACCCGGCTGGTGCCCGGCGTGCGCGGCTGCCTCTACGCCGACCGGCACGAGGCGCAGCGCAGGGTCATCGAGGACCGGGCGCCGGCAGCGGGCGCCGAGACCGTCGCCCTGGAGATCCACCGACTCAACCTGGCGCTCGTGGAGTCGCTCCACGCGGAGGGGCTGCGGGTGACCGGGCGGACCGTCAACACCCTGGAGCACCTGCGGCTGGCGCGCGCCCTCCAACTGGACGGCGTGATCACGGACTTCCCGGAGATCCGCAGCACCGGCCGCTTCACCGCCTGACCAGTCGCGTCGAGCGCCGGGACCCGGCCAACCGCAGGGCGCGCTACAGCGACTTGACCAGCAGCTCGAAGGCCAGGTCCTCACGGCGCGGCTTGCCGAAGCGCTCGTCGCCGTACGGGAAGGGGCTCAGCTCGCCGGTGCGCGCGTAGCCGCGGCGCACGTAGTAGGCGATGAGCTCCTCCCGTACGTTGATCACCGTCATCCGCATCTCCTTGACGTCCCACTGCTCGCGGGCGCGGCGCTCCGCCTCGGCCAGGATCTCCTTGCCGAGGCCGCCGCCCTGAAGGCCGGGGCGGACGGCGAACATCCCGAAGTAGGCGTGGTCGCCGCGGTGCGCGAGGTGACAGCAGGCGACGATCTCGCCCGCGCGTTCGACGACGAGGAGCACGCTGTCCGGGCCGCCGATGACCTGGCGGACACCGTTCTCGTCGGTGCGCTGTCCGTCGAGGTGGTCCGCCTCCGTGGTCCAGCCGCCGCGGCTGGCGTCCCCGCGGTAGGCCGACTCGACGAGCGCCACGAGTTCCGGCACGTCGGCCTCGACGGCGCTGCGATAACTCAGTTCGGTGGGGTGGGCGGTCGACATCGACGGCTCCGTTCTTCCTCTGGGCACATGCCGCGCCTGGCACGGTATGGAGAGCCTAACCCGGGCCGGCGTGCGGACCTGCGGACAGGGGCATCTCTTCCGGTGAAGCCGACGAACCGGGGGGTTCCGCCGTGCACGGATCCGCGATGTCCTCCATCTCCTCCGTCCTTTCCGCCTGGCTGCTCGTGCTGCTGTGCGCCGTGAGCGGGACCTACTGTCTGCTGCGCGCGAGCAGAGCCGGCGGGGAGGGCCGCGGGCCGGCGGCGGGCGAGGCCGTGATGGGACTCGGGATGGCCGTGATGGCCGTACCGCCGGGGACCGGGGCGTGGGGCGCGCGGATCCTGCTGGGCGCGTTCTGCGGCGCCGCCCTGCACGCGCTGTGGCTGCTGCGCGACGGCGCCCACCACACGCACCACCTGGTGGGCTCCCTGGCGATGGCCTACATGGCCTACCAGGGCCTGGCGATGACAGCCGGACACGGGCACGGCCCGGCGGTCGGGGCGGCGCGCGGGATGCCGCTGGTGACCGGGGTGCTGCTCGTCTACTTCACGGGGTACGTGCTGCTCGCGGGGGCCCGGCTGATGGCCGGCGGGGGCGGGCGGCCCGTGGTGTCCGCGGCGGGCGGGCAGTCCCTCGCGTCGGCCGTCGGCGGGACCGGCGAACTGACCCGGGCCTGTCGACTCGCCATGGGCATCGGCATGTTGGCGATGCTGCCGGGCATGTGAGGTCCCGGGCGGGCCGCACCGGCACGTGTCCTGCGTCACCAATGCGCCGAGGCGATACCCGGGGGAGGTCTCGCGCTCATAGGCTGGCGACCATGATGGTCCCCGCCGCCCTTCTGCTGCTCGGCGCACTGACCGCTGTGCTCGCTCCCCGTCTGCTGGCCCGGGCCCGATGGCCCGACCGCGAGCCGGTCGTCGCGCTGTGGGTGTGGCAGTGCGTGGTGGGCGCGGTGCTCCTGTGCCTGGCGCTGTCGATGGTCTTGAGCGCGGCGGCCGCCTGGCCGGCGGTCCGGGGCCGGCTCTTCGCGTCCGCGCCGCACGGGGTGGCCGACGCGTACGCGCTGGGTACGGCGGGCGGGCCCTGGGCCATCGGCACCGCGCTGGTCCTCGCGGGCGGCGGACTGTGGACGGGCGCGATGCTGACGCGCGAGGTGCTGCGGGCGCGGGCCCGACGGCGCGTGGGGGCGGCCGAACTCCGGGACCGGGCCCCGCTGTTGCCCGGCGAGGACCCCGCGGCGGCGCGCCTCGTCGTCCTGGAGGGTTCCCGGCCCGAGGCGTGGTGGCAGCCGGGGGCGGTCCCGCGCCTGGTGGTCAGCACCGCGGCGTTGGGGCGGCTCAAGGGCAGCCAGCTGGACGCGGTGCTGGCGCACGAACAGGGTCACGTGGCGGCCCGGCACGACTGGTTGTTGCACTGCTCGCGGGCGCTCGCCCAGGGGTTCCCGCAGATCCCGGTGTTCGCGGCGTTCGAGGCCGAGATGCACCGGTTGGTGGAGCTCGCCGCCGATGACGTGGCCTCGCGGCGCTTCGGGCGGCTGACGATCGCGCTCGCCCTGGTGGGGCTCAACGAGGACCGCGGTGTCTTCGGCCCCTGCCCCACCCCGCAGGCCCACGTACCGCAGCGGGTGCGGCGCCTGCTGTCGGCGGCGCCCCGCCTGTCACCGGTCCGTCGGCTGCGTCTGACGGCCCTGGCGACCCTGGTCCCGGCGGTGCCGCTGCTGGTCGCGTTCGTACCGGGCCTCAGCGCGCTGACGTAGGGCCCCGGTCGCGAGCGGTGCGAGGATCTCCGCATGCGGAATGACCTCGTACGGATTGCCGGGATCTCCTGCGCGCTGCTCGCCGCCGTTCTGACGGTGCTCGTGGTGAGACGGTGGGACCCGCTGATCTCCTTCGACGACGGGGTCGCCCGGGACCTGCACGCGCACGCCGTCACGCACCCCGGGGTCACCCACCTGGCGCGGGTGCTCTCCGACTGGGTCTGGGACCCGTGGACCATGCGCGCCCTGGCCGCGGCCGCCTGCCTCCTGTTGTGGTGGCGGGGTGACCGCAACCGCGCGATGCGGGTCGCGGTCGCCGCCCTCGTGGCCTCGGTGGTGCAGCAGGGGTTGAAGGCGCTGGTGGGTCGGGAGCGGCCGGAGTGGCCGGACCCGGTGGACTCGGCCCACTTCGCCGCGTATCCGTCCGGGCACGCGATGACGGCGACCGTGGTGTGCGGAACGCTGCTCTGGCTGCTGCCCGAGCAGACCCCGAGGACGAAGGCGGCCGCCGCGTGGACCCTCGCCGTCGTCTCGGTCGTCGGGGTCGGCCT
This region of Streptomyces sp. NBC_00513 genomic DNA includes:
- a CDS encoding SDR family NAD(P)-dependent oxidoreductase, translating into MNGSGNTGNGDGKLHGAVIAVAGAGGPAGQAALLRLAEAGAVVVAADADPTRLAEAVDAARYAHGGATVVGDTVDLLDLEATKAWAERTEKEFGRVDGLVHLVGGWRGSKTFTDADLADWAFLEKLLIRTVQHTSLAFHDGLLRSDRGRYVLISQSGAHKPVANNAAYNAGKAAAEAWTLAMADSFRKAGGEDGPNAAAAILVIKALVHDAMRAERPTAKFAGFTDVKELAEAIAGVWERPAPDVNGQRLWLTPQP
- a CDS encoding MFS transporter, giving the protein MSGFGRYLAAALAARFASEGMGMAVVLLALERTGDAAFGAFVLTAWLAPHVLAAPLAGAAAARARSPRLFHVGCLAGFTAAVAALALLLGRAPAPAVFAVAALGGACGPMVTGGLSSLVAGLWPPGPGRDRAYGWDASTYNAAGVTAPAAISLVAATGSAASAMALPAAAGALATVLAATLPYGTPGAGRPPGGPRVGVGGGLAALWRVRELRAITSATTLAFVGIGSLTTTSVLFAADLGNPGAGGVLMTAFAVGALGGSLTLGRITAVAPGRLACGALAGTGLALAGAAFAPSVAWAAVAFAVAGVCDGPLLTATLRIRSDHAPDGVRTQVFTLGAGLKLTAASAGAALVGFAADAPPWTLLLGIAGLQAAAALLYAAQVRGPVPPAAVTAPSAASATAPTGPPTPGGP
- a CDS encoding 1-acyl-sn-glycerol-3-phosphate acyltransferase, which translates into the protein MAELVYPPVIGAAHTLFRALDIRIDMKGTENIPRKGGAVLVSNHIGYLDFIFAGLTARPQKRLVRFMAKESVFRHKVSGPLMRAMKHIPVDRAQGEAAYQHALDSLRAGEIIGVFPEATISQSFTLKTFKSGAARMAQEAGVPLIPVALWGTQRLWTKGRPKDLKRSHIPVTMRIGEPMDAPSDQYAGAITRRLRERVQELLDAAQRAYPTKPKGSEDSWWLPAHLGGTAPTPAQVKEAG
- a CDS encoding flavin reductase family protein; protein product: MTAPTAEFPSSTTGRPGSPDLLRSVFRQHAAGVAVITAADPSGRPVGFTATSLNSVSAEPPLLSFTLGTGSSSWPVIRDSAHLGVHILGEHQRELAGLFARGGADRFGPGTQRVEGPHGVPVLSGVLAWLVCRVVARVPAGEHRVIIAEAVAGDPASGPAGEARPLLYHQGRFNALRD
- a CDS encoding transglutaminase family protein, producing MEMIQEQPDPAYLAADEAVDHGHPLVAETADALWTATGGDPYAYAAVAYEFVRDTVTHSADAGDDRVTWRASDVLAARTGICHAKSHALAALLRARGIPAALCYQRLTEDDGSGPLIHGLVALRLPGSAHWARVDPRGNKPGVDARFTLDHERLAFTVRPELGEVDYPGLYAAPHPAPLTALRESADRSELWRRLPTAL
- a CDS encoding thioredoxin family protein, which codes for MGAEVRGHGNAAGLGVAELGAEPGERASLVQFSSAFCQPCRATRRILAEVAAMVDGVAHIEVDAERNLELVRALGIDRTPTVLVLDSAGRIVRRAAGMPRKADVIAALGAAV
- a CDS encoding low specificity L-threonine aldolase — its product is MAHSATVRTASGKTDAHRHHDPAVRGFASDNYAGAHPEILEAIALANGGHQVSYGDDEYTEHLQKIFRSHFGPYAQAYPVFNGTGANVTALQALTDRWGAVVCAESAHINVDEGGAPERMAGLKLLTVPTPDGKLTPELIDRQAWGWEDEHRAMPQVVSITQNTELGTVYTVDEIRAICEHAHGMGMKVHLDGARIANAAASLDVPMRAFTNAAGVDVLSYGGTKNGMMFGEAVVVLNPDAVRQMKHIRKMSMQLASKMRFVSVQLEALLAKDLWLRNARHANAMAQRLAAGVRETDGVEILYPVQANAVFARLPHAATRRLQERFRFYFWDEIAGDVRWMCSYDTQEEDVDAFLQALKEELAR